From Salvia hispanica cultivar TCC Black 2014 unplaced genomic scaffold, UniMelb_Shisp_WGS_1.0 HiC_scaffold_88, whole genome shotgun sequence, the proteins below share one genomic window:
- the LOC125200264 gene encoding uncharacterized protein LOC125200264, translating into MIDTWDIYYAILSSRKRDSELFKEWKSKLDVDRLINDLRLILSKNRPPTYHLQGEDKEFRDQWHTAECHLKGFLLAGVGNALERFDKPKRPLVNKPKWFEEKSSKVRAGIAVKHLRHDVFEEGQDVGVYALVMLGYFNKLHLSGGKVDPETQQIMILDGLPDSFNEVRNEILFSDKKFSFLELYNKLVIAQTKMKRRGGLLR; encoded by the coding sequence ATGATTGacacttgggatatttattaTGCCATACTTAGTTCGAGGAAGCGTGACTCTGAATTGTTTAAGGAATGGAAAAGTAAGCTTGATGTTGATCGTTTGATCAATGACTTGAGGTTGATTCTCAGCAAGAATCGTCCGCCCACATACCATCTACAAGGAGAGGACAAGGAGTTTCGTGATCAGTGGCATACCGCGGAATGTCATCTCAAGGGCTTCCTTTTAGCCGGTGTTGGCAATGCCCTTGAGAGGTTTGACAAACCCAAAAGGCCGTTGGTCAACAAGCCCAAGTGGTTTGAAGAAAAGTCCTCTAAGGTAAGAGCTGGTATCGCTGTGAAGCATTTAAGGCATGATGTATTTGAAGAGGGCCAAGACGTGGGGGTATATGCCCTAGTCATGCTTGGCTACTTCAATAAACTTCACTTGTCGGGGGGGAAAGTTGACCCAGAAACCCAACAGATAATGATCCTTGATGGGCTTCCAGATAGCTTTAATGAAGtcagaaatgaaattttgtttagcGACAAAAAGTTTTCGTTTTTGGAGCTTTATAACAAGCTTGTGATTGCTCAAACAAAGATGAAAAGAAGGGGTGGACTTTTGAGATGA